The nucleotide sequence CTTATTTTCACCAACTATCCCTGAAGTTCATTTTAGAGACTTGGCGCATTTGGCGCCGACAAGATGTGATATTTCTCACACAAAATTGAACTGATACTTTTATATCTGAATTGATTTTTTTTTGTCTTTAGCAAAAAAAGCCATTTATCTTTTTTAATTTCAATAATTTAAAAAAAGAACATTCACAAAACAGCATGAATACAGCCTCAAAACCATCTATTGACAAGCAGGATATTTTTTTCTCATGTTTTTAACACGCTTTGTCATCAAAATCTCTTTAGAATTATGAAAGCATTCCACTGACAGACCGATTTTCGCCTCCGCGATAAGAAGATGGTACAGCAGAGTTGTAAAATTTCGGTGAATGCGGAAGGTTACTTAAGTCATTATTTCATTTTTAGCTATCAGCCTGAGAATTTTACAACTATTCATGATTTTTTTGATAAATGACAAAATCAGTTGGACTTAAGCACCACCAAATGCCGTTCCCCTTCCAGTCCGGGAACCGACAAAGGAACCACTTTCTCGACCGTCACACCCTGCGGCAGCAATCCCATCTCATCATGCGGAACAGTGCCTTTGAGAGCATAGAAACGCCCTTGCGGGCGCGACGGCAAATGATGGCACCACGTCACCATATCCTGCAGCGACGCGAAGGCTCGGCTGATCACGCCGTCAAACGGCGGTTCCGCCGGGAAATCTTCCACCCGATTCTGTACAGGTTCGATGTTGCCCAGGTTCAACTCATGTTGAACCTGACGCAGGAAACGAACCCGTTTTCCCAGACTGTCCAGCAGGACAAAATGCGCATCCGGACGAGCGATAGCCAACGGCACGCCGGGCAGGCCGGGGCCAGTGCCGACATCGATAAAACGGTTTCCGACCAGATGTGGCTCAACCACCAGGCTGTCCATGATATGGCGGACCAGCATCTGTTCCGGTTCACGTACCGATGTCAGGTTATAGGCGTTATTCCACTTGTGGAGTAACGCCACATACTGGAGCAGCT is from Dickeya dianthicola NCPPB 453 and encodes:
- the rsmG gene encoding 16S rRNA (guanine(527)-N(7))-methyltransferase RsmG; the protein is MFDTLNSLLQRAGIALTDRQKDQLLQYVALLHKWNNAYNLTSVREPEQMLVRHIMDSLVVEPHLVGNRFIDVGTGPGLPGVPLAIARPDAHFVLLDSLGKRVRFLRQVQHELNLGNIEPVQNRVEDFPAEPPFDGVISRAFASLQDMVTWCHHLPSRPQGRFYALKGTVPHDEMGLLPQGVTVEKVVPLSVPGLEGERHLVVLKSN